The Xenopus laevis strain J_2021 chromosome 7S, Xenopus_laevis_v10.1, whole genome shotgun sequence genome includes a window with the following:
- the hps1.S gene encoding Hermansky-Pudlak syndrome 1 protein homolog isoform X1, with protein MKCVLIASEGAEVLFYWADEEFEKNLQSKYDYTEEQQAPNLGDSINTLFAPLIISCVTIIEKINDTYTCFTTEKGHLCVLHMFGECLYIAVNGDETENEDDLRRKLYVLKRLCEVHFGLVTFDSHLIKKELRPADSDQRNLVWKTFQSLLLTYNRLRNEDQSFAVEAVERLIHPKLCEQCIEFLEKQIVNFINSSSERGGEEVLHAFILVNTKLLALFSSRNSSSLRPADLLSLILIVQDLYPSFSTQDQNVEENEDNAPLDEYYTPDPSPNNRSLSAGSWVDDDSPAFGFVDPEIQIAEDSLKTLVGDIPESTNTRRVFLDSALKEGYCPMLPHSMYCLPLWPGISLVLLTKLSGSTIALSLYQLLDGFSMLEKKLTEGGDIHQILRSHPIVADLKQRTDRFLKSLGGRDSQLQNCWLEFKNKAFSRHETGTSPELLNACRNMNRQLCSVYRQLFLVSLMSGTHSLSLNMQSKVRKLVQGKLADWQEFLLVKSKRNTTMVNYLEDFPGLIHFIYVDRTVGQMVAPSINIDGKTSSELGTGLLANFIKNKVWSFIGLCRRYLQKGYTTLTLRDGDYYCCYFLWFENEAGDKLEVIEVPVLGDDSAPIGMLAGEYYRKLLRYYSKNHQTELVKCYELLTLHLGIIPSEFVIQQCHDLARKLWEPSRIPLL; from the exons ATGAAATGTGTACTTATTGCCTCCGAAGGAGCTGAAGTCCTGTTCTACTGGGCAGATGAAGAGTTTGAGAAGAACCTGCAGAGTAAATATGATTATACTGAGGAGCAGCAG GCACCAAACTTAGGCGATAGCATCAATACACTTTTTGCTCCTCTTATCATCTCTTGTGTTACAATAATAGAGAAGATCAATGATACCTATACATGTTTCACCACTGAAAAAGGTCACCTCTGCGTCCTTCACATG TTTGGAGAATGCCTGTACATTGCTGTAAATGGCGATGAAACGGAAAACGAGGATGACCTGCGCAGGAAACTGTATGTCCTAAAGAGACTCTGCGAGGTGCATTTTGGCCTGGTCACGTTTGACAGTCATTTAATTAAGAAGGA ACTGCGCCCTGCAGATTCTGATCAGCGCAATCTCGTATGGAAGACATTTCAGAGCTTGCTTCTAACATACAACCGACTGCGAAATGAGGACCAGAGCTTTGCTGTTGAG GCTGTGGAGCGGCTAATTCACCCAAAGCTCTGTGAGCAGTGCATCGAGTTCTTGGAGAAACAGATTGTCAATTTCATTAACAGCAGCAGTGAGCGGGGGGGAGAGGAGGTCCTGCATGCTTTTATACTGGTCAACACCAAACTTCTGGCTCTTTTCTCTAG TCGAAATTCCAGTTCTTTGAGACCTGCAGATCTCCTCTCCTTAATTCTCATAGTCCAGGATTTGTATCCCAGTTTCAGTACTCAAGACCAAAATGTGGAG GAAAATGAAGACAATGCACCTTTAGATGAGTATTACACCCCAGACCCATCACCCAATAACAGGAGCTTAA GTGCTGGAAGCTGGGTGGATGACGATTCCCCTGCATTTGGTTTTGTTGATCCTGAAATCCAG ATTGCTGAAGACAGTTTGAAAACCCTTGTGGGGGACATCCCTGAATCTACTAACACAAGAagagtttttttggattcagctctAAAAGAAGGCTATTGTCCCATGTTGCCACATTCCATGTACTGCCTACCACTTTGGCCAGGAATATCCCTGGTCCTGCTGACTAAG TTGTCCGGTAGCACCATTGCCCTCTCGCTGTATCAGCTCCTAGATGGGTTCAGCATGCTGGAGAAGAAGCTTACAGAGGGAGGAGATATCCACCAGATTTTACGGTCTCACCCCATTGTGGCTGACTTGAAACAAAGAACAGACAGATTTTTGAAGAGTCTTGGTGGTCGTGACTCACAG TTACAGAATTGCTGGCTGGAATTCAAGAACAAAGCATTCTCAAGGCATGAGACTGGGACTTCACCAGA gCTCCTCAATGCATGTAGGAACATGAACCGGCAGCTTTGCTCTGTGTATCGGCAGCTCTTTCTAGTGTCTCTGATGAGTGGAACACATTCCCTCTCCTTAAATATGCAGTCCAAGGTCCGGAAACTGGTCCA GGGGAAGTTGGCAGACTGGCAGGAGTTTCTGCTGGTGAAGAGTAAAAGAAACACTACGATGGTTAA TTACTTGGAAGATTTCCCAGGCTTGATACATTTCATCTATGTGGATCGGACCGTAGGCCAAATGGTGGCTCCTTCTATAAATATTGATGGTAAAACTTCTTCCGAGCTGGGAACTGGATTGTtggccaattttattaaaaataag gtTTGGTCCTTCATTGGTTTGTGTCGGCGATACCTTCAGAAAGGATACACAACTTTAACTCTGCGAGACGGGGACTATTATTGCTGCTACTTCCTCTGGTTTGAGAACGAAGCA GGTGATAAACTGGAAGTCATTGAGGTTCCTGTCTTAGGAGATGATTCTGCTCCTATAGGAATGCTAGCAGGCGAATATTACAG GAAACTGCTTCGGTACTACAGCAAAAACCACCAGACGGAGCTGGTTAAATGCTATGAACTGCTCACCCTGCACTTGGGCATCATCCCTTCCGAGTTTGTGATCCAGCAGTGCCATGATCTTGCCCGCAAGCTATGGGAGCCATCACGGATCCCTCTTCTATAG
- the hps1.S gene encoding Hermansky-Pudlak syndrome 1 protein homolog isoform X2 has protein sequence MKCVLIASEGAEVLFYWADEEFEKNLQSKYDYTEEQQFGECLYIAVNGDETENEDDLRRKLYVLKRLCEVHFGLVTFDSHLIKKELRPADSDQRNLVWKTFQSLLLTYNRLRNEDQSFAVEAVERLIHPKLCEQCIEFLEKQIVNFINSSSERGGEEVLHAFILVNTKLLALFSSRNSSSLRPADLLSLILIVQDLYPSFSTQDQNVEENEDNAPLDEYYTPDPSPNNRSLSAGSWVDDDSPAFGFVDPEIQIAEDSLKTLVGDIPESTNTRRVFLDSALKEGYCPMLPHSMYCLPLWPGISLVLLTKLSGSTIALSLYQLLDGFSMLEKKLTEGGDIHQILRSHPIVADLKQRTDRFLKSLGGRDSQLQNCWLEFKNKAFSRHETGTSPELLNACRNMNRQLCSVYRQLFLVSLMSGTHSLSLNMQSKVRKLVQGKLADWQEFLLVKSKRNTTMVNYLEDFPGLIHFIYVDRTVGQMVAPSINIDGKTSSELGTGLLANFIKNKVWSFIGLCRRYLQKGYTTLTLRDGDYYCCYFLWFENEAGDKLEVIEVPVLGDDSAPIGMLAGEYYRKLLRYYSKNHQTELVKCYELLTLHLGIIPSEFVIQQCHDLARKLWEPSRIPLL, from the exons ATGAAATGTGTACTTATTGCCTCCGAAGGAGCTGAAGTCCTGTTCTACTGGGCAGATGAAGAGTTTGAGAAGAACCTGCAGAGTAAATATGATTATACTGAGGAGCAGCAG TTTGGAGAATGCCTGTACATTGCTGTAAATGGCGATGAAACGGAAAACGAGGATGACCTGCGCAGGAAACTGTATGTCCTAAAGAGACTCTGCGAGGTGCATTTTGGCCTGGTCACGTTTGACAGTCATTTAATTAAGAAGGA ACTGCGCCCTGCAGATTCTGATCAGCGCAATCTCGTATGGAAGACATTTCAGAGCTTGCTTCTAACATACAACCGACTGCGAAATGAGGACCAGAGCTTTGCTGTTGAG GCTGTGGAGCGGCTAATTCACCCAAAGCTCTGTGAGCAGTGCATCGAGTTCTTGGAGAAACAGATTGTCAATTTCATTAACAGCAGCAGTGAGCGGGGGGGAGAGGAGGTCCTGCATGCTTTTATACTGGTCAACACCAAACTTCTGGCTCTTTTCTCTAG TCGAAATTCCAGTTCTTTGAGACCTGCAGATCTCCTCTCCTTAATTCTCATAGTCCAGGATTTGTATCCCAGTTTCAGTACTCAAGACCAAAATGTGGAG GAAAATGAAGACAATGCACCTTTAGATGAGTATTACACCCCAGACCCATCACCCAATAACAGGAGCTTAA GTGCTGGAAGCTGGGTGGATGACGATTCCCCTGCATTTGGTTTTGTTGATCCTGAAATCCAG ATTGCTGAAGACAGTTTGAAAACCCTTGTGGGGGACATCCCTGAATCTACTAACACAAGAagagtttttttggattcagctctAAAAGAAGGCTATTGTCCCATGTTGCCACATTCCATGTACTGCCTACCACTTTGGCCAGGAATATCCCTGGTCCTGCTGACTAAG TTGTCCGGTAGCACCATTGCCCTCTCGCTGTATCAGCTCCTAGATGGGTTCAGCATGCTGGAGAAGAAGCTTACAGAGGGAGGAGATATCCACCAGATTTTACGGTCTCACCCCATTGTGGCTGACTTGAAACAAAGAACAGACAGATTTTTGAAGAGTCTTGGTGGTCGTGACTCACAG TTACAGAATTGCTGGCTGGAATTCAAGAACAAAGCATTCTCAAGGCATGAGACTGGGACTTCACCAGA gCTCCTCAATGCATGTAGGAACATGAACCGGCAGCTTTGCTCTGTGTATCGGCAGCTCTTTCTAGTGTCTCTGATGAGTGGAACACATTCCCTCTCCTTAAATATGCAGTCCAAGGTCCGGAAACTGGTCCA GGGGAAGTTGGCAGACTGGCAGGAGTTTCTGCTGGTGAAGAGTAAAAGAAACACTACGATGGTTAA TTACTTGGAAGATTTCCCAGGCTTGATACATTTCATCTATGTGGATCGGACCGTAGGCCAAATGGTGGCTCCTTCTATAAATATTGATGGTAAAACTTCTTCCGAGCTGGGAACTGGATTGTtggccaattttattaaaaataag gtTTGGTCCTTCATTGGTTTGTGTCGGCGATACCTTCAGAAAGGATACACAACTTTAACTCTGCGAGACGGGGACTATTATTGCTGCTACTTCCTCTGGTTTGAGAACGAAGCA GGTGATAAACTGGAAGTCATTGAGGTTCCTGTCTTAGGAGATGATTCTGCTCCTATAGGAATGCTAGCAGGCGAATATTACAG GAAACTGCTTCGGTACTACAGCAAAAACCACCAGACGGAGCTGGTTAAATGCTATGAACTGCTCACCCTGCACTTGGGCATCATCCCTTCCGAGTTTGTGATCCAGCAGTGCCATGATCTTGCCCGCAAGCTATGGGAGCCATCACGGATCCCTCTTCTATAG